The proteins below are encoded in one region of Candidatus Babeliales bacterium:
- the uvrA gene encoding excinuclease ABC subunit UvrA gives MKNKIDALKGRWISIFGAREHNLKNIDVSIPKNKLVVITGPSGSGKSSLALDVLFTEGKRRYLDSLSSYARQFLGAAKKPDVDRIDGLCPSIAIEQKTVGSNPRSTVGTITEVYDYFRILFARIGKVFCPNCRLEIRAESAEAICQMLHKDFNLKTISVLAPIVHEQKGEFVQELLQLFEKGYYRIKIDGERYKFRSADEIKNLNLKKTYKHTIDVIVDSLEVSSDERSRLQEAVEAAFKLTNGNCKIVLRQAQDERRVEYLYSSHRMCIACSQSIPELEPRCFSFNSPIGACKGCEGLGTINEWPWAAGDKDSWRADYPEFFGDKYAVVKTCAECNGKRLNKYALAVLIGGKDICELSDLSIKQLLAFFDLLVLNATELEIAQGLIREIKSRLTFINDVGLSYLTLNRTARTLSGGEGQRIRLASQIGSSLSGVLYILDEPSIGLHQRDNDRLIETLKTLRDQDNTVVVVEHDMDTITQSDYVIDMGPAAGTLGGQVTAVGTPTELANNSNSLTGAYLSGKKSIIRPKQLRDPQDFIVLEHIDKHNLKDVTLRMPLGVLCGVSGVSGSGKSTLIMDQLVSAVKREFSGGFKRIRRNATFDVGSLQGAETLENMVVIDQSPIGRTPRSNPATYLGIFDEMRKLFASLPESNARGYAVGRFSFNVAAGRCFECSGDGVIKVEMHFLPEVIMTCKACDGARYNKETLSVLYKGKSIADVLNMTVYEALLFFEHHKTIAKRLQLLCDVGLDYIKLGQPSTTLSGGEAQRIKLVDELAKREQHTLYILDEPTTGLHNSDIEKLLVVLNRLVDKNNSMILIEHNLDVLKTVDYLIDLGPEGGDGGGYIIAQGTPEQVAQCSESYTGQYLKPFFSK, from the coding sequence ATGAAAAACAAAATTGATGCGTTGAAGGGGCGCTGGATCAGTATTTTCGGAGCCCGTGAACATAATTTAAAAAATATTGATGTCAGCATCCCAAAAAACAAGTTAGTAGTGATTACAGGGCCTTCCGGGTCGGGTAAAAGCTCATTGGCTCTTGATGTTTTGTTTACAGAAGGAAAAAGACGTTATTTGGACTCGCTTTCTTCATATGCGCGCCAATTTTTGGGTGCAGCAAAAAAGCCAGATGTTGATCGTATTGATGGTCTCTGCCCTTCTATTGCTATTGAACAAAAGACGGTAGGATCAAATCCACGCTCAACTGTTGGTACTATTACGGAAGTATACGATTATTTCCGTATTCTTTTTGCTCGTATCGGTAAAGTTTTTTGCCCCAATTGTCGTTTAGAAATTAGAGCAGAATCGGCCGAAGCTATTTGTCAGATGCTGCACAAAGATTTTAATCTTAAAACAATTTCCGTATTGGCTCCGATTGTTCATGAGCAAAAAGGAGAATTTGTTCAGGAGTTGTTGCAGCTTTTTGAAAAAGGTTACTATCGCATTAAGATTGATGGAGAGCGTTATAAATTTAGATCAGCTGATGAAATCAAAAATCTTAATTTAAAAAAGACTTACAAACATACCATTGATGTTATTGTCGATTCTCTTGAAGTAAGTTCAGACGAAAGATCTCGTTTGCAAGAAGCTGTTGAGGCTGCATTTAAGCTAACCAACGGTAACTGTAAGATTGTCCTTCGACAGGCTCAGGACGAGCGGAGAGTGGAATATCTGTATTCATCTCATCGTATGTGTATTGCATGTTCACAATCAATTCCTGAATTAGAACCGCGTTGTTTTTCTTTTAATTCACCAATCGGTGCATGTAAAGGATGTGAAGGGTTAGGTACAATCAATGAGTGGCCATGGGCTGCTGGTGATAAAGATTCATGGAGAGCAGATTATCCTGAATTTTTTGGTGATAAGTATGCTGTTGTAAAAACGTGTGCCGAATGTAACGGCAAACGTTTGAATAAATATGCGTTAGCAGTGCTTATTGGTGGTAAAGATATTTGTGAATTGAGTGATTTATCAATTAAACAGTTATTAGCATTTTTTGATTTGCTTGTTCTGAATGCAACTGAATTGGAAATAGCACAAGGGCTTATTCGAGAAATTAAAAGTCGACTTACGTTTATTAATGATGTTGGATTATCGTATCTTACGTTAAACCGTACGGCGCGCACATTATCTGGTGGTGAAGGACAACGTATTCGTCTTGCTTCTCAAATTGGTTCGTCATTGAGTGGTGTTTTGTATATTCTTGATGAACCAAGTATTGGTTTGCATCAGAGAGACAACGATCGGTTAATTGAAACGCTTAAAACACTGCGCGATCAAGATAACACCGTTGTGGTGGTTGAGCATGATATGGATACTATTACACAATCGGATTACGTTATTGATATGGGGCCTGCTGCCGGAACATTAGGTGGGCAAGTAACTGCTGTTGGAACACCAACTGAATTAGCAAACAATAGTAATTCTCTTACTGGTGCATATTTGAGCGGTAAAAAATCTATAATAAGACCAAAACAATTGCGCGATCCGCAAGATTTTATTGTTTTGGAACACATTGATAAACATAATTTGAAAGATGTTACACTACGCATGCCGCTTGGTGTACTTTGTGGAGTGTCTGGTGTTTCTGGTTCCGGTAAAAGTACTTTGATTATGGATCAACTGGTTTCTGCTGTGAAGCGTGAATTTTCAGGTGGCTTTAAAAGAATTCGCAGAAATGCAACATTCGATGTTGGCAGCTTGCAAGGCGCTGAAACTCTTGAAAATATGGTTGTTATTGATCAAAGTCCTATTGGTCGTACGCCACGATCTAATCCTGCGACATATCTTGGTATTTTTGATGAAATGAGAAAATTATTTGCATCATTACCGGAAAGTAATGCACGGGGATATGCTGTAGGTAGATTTAGTTTTAATGTTGCTGCAGGACGATGCTTTGAATGTAGTGGCGATGGTGTTATAAAAGTGGAAATGCATTTCTTGCCCGAAGTAATTATGACATGCAAAGCATGTGATGGAGCTCGTTACAATAAAGAAACGTTATCTGTTCTTTATAAAGGTAAATCTATTGCGGATGTGTTGAATATGACAGTGTATGAAGCATTGTTATTTTTTGAACACCATAAAACAATTGCTAAGCGTTTGCAGTTACTATGTGATGTTGGTCTTGATTATATTAAACTCGGTCAGCCTTCAACAACATTATCTGGTGGTGAAGCGCAGCGAATAAAATTAGTTGATGAATTAGCAAAACGTGAACAACACACATTATATATTTTAGATGAACCAACAACCGGATTGCACAATAGTGATATTGAAAAATTATTAGTTGTTCTTAATCGCTTGGTTGATAAAAACAATTCTATGATACTTATTGAGCATAATCTTGATGTGCTTAAAACAGTAGATTACCTTATTGATCTTGGTCCTGAAGGTGGCGATGGTGGTGGGTACATTATTGCACAGGGTACTCCTGAGCAGGTTGCGCAGTGTTCAGAGAGTTATACAGGACAGTATTTGAAGCCATTCTTCTCAAAATAA